A window of the Scleropages formosus chromosome 5, fSclFor1.1, whole genome shotgun sequence genome harbors these coding sequences:
- the LOC108942101 gene encoding SWI/SNF-related matrix-associated actin-dependent regulator of chromatin subfamily D member 3-like isoform X3 yields MERKRPGMPSGARMPHQGAPMGPPGPPYGGSPSVRPSIPTQVMEPNRKRPASSQQVQQQQTVQNRPRRKPVGFPGTSEITLRQMDMRDPQSDLTLGPNVKRRKMADKILPQRIRELVPESQAYMDLLAFERKLDQTIMRKRVDIQEALKRPMKQKRKLRLYISNTFNPAKPDADDSDGSIASWELRVEGKLLDDPGKQKRKFSSFFKSLVIELDKDLYGPDNHLVEWHRTPTTQETDGFQVKRPGDVSVRCTLLLMLDYQPPQFKLDPRLARLLGLHTQSRSAIIQALWQYVKTNRLQDAHDKEYINCDKYFQQIFDCPRLKFSEIPQRLTNLLLPPDPIVINHVISVDPNDQKKTACYDIDVEVEDPLKSQMNSFLLSTANHQEIASLDNKIHETIESISQLKIQRDFMLSFSKDPKGYIQEWLKSQSRDLKVMTDVVGNPEEERRAEFYHQPWSQEAVSRYFYCKIQQRRQELEQALAVRNT; encoded by the exons CGCCCAGGGATGCCTTCTGGAGCAAGGATGCCCCATCAGGGTGCTCCAATGGGCCCCCCAGGTCCTCCATATGGCGGAAGCCCCTCAGTGCGGCCTAGCATACCCACCCAAGTAATGGAGCCCAACCGTAAGCGGCCCGCCTCATCCCAgcaggtccagcagcagcaaacTGTCCAGAACCGGCCCCGAAG GAAACCAGTGGGATTCCCCGGAACCAGTGAGATCACATTGAGGCAGATGGACATGAGAGATCCCCAATCAGATCTCACACTTGGACCAAA TGTCAAGAGAAGGAAAATGGCAGACAAGATTCTCCCTCAGAGG ATCCGAGAGCTGGTCCCAGAATCCCAGGCCTACATGGACCTCCTAGCATTTGAGCGCAAACTGGATCAAACCATCATGAGAAAACGTGTTGACATACAAGAGGCCCTGAAGAGGCCCATGAAG CAAAAACGCAAGCTGAGGCTTTATATCTCCAATACCTTCAACCCTGCCAAGCCTGACGCAGATGACTCTGATGGCAGCATTGCTTCTTGGGAGCTGCGAGTAGAGGGAAAGCTGCTGGATGAt CCTGGTAAACAGAAGAGGAAGTTTTCATCCTTCTTCAAGAGCCTGGTCATTGAGCTGGACAAGGACCTGTATGGACCTGACAACCACCTGGTAGAG TGGCACCGTACCCCCACCACCCAGGAGACGGATGGCTTCCAGGTGAAGAGACCTGGAGATGTGAGCGTACGCTGTACGTTACTTCTCATGCTGGACTACCAG CCTCCGCAATTTAAGCTTGACCCTCGTCTGGCACGATTACTAGGCCTTCACACCCAGAGCCGTTCAGCCATCATCCAGGCCCTCTGGCAATATGTGAAGACCAACAGACTGCAGGACGCCCATGACAAAGAGTACATCAACTGTGACAAGTATTTCCAGCAA attttcgACTGTCCACGACTAAAGTTCTCAGAAATCCCCCAGAGGCTCACAAATCTGTTGCTGCCCCCTGACCCCATCGTCATCAATCATGTCATCAG TGTTGATCCCAATGACCAGAAGAAGACTGCGTGTTACGACATTGATGTGGAGGTGGAGGACCCCTTGAAGAGCCAGATGAACAGCTTCCTGCTTTCCACAGCAAATCACCAGGAAATTGCCTCTCTGGATAATAAG ATCCATGAAACCATTGAGTCCATCAGTCAGCTGAAGATCCAGAGGGATTTTATGCTCAGTTTCTCCAAGGACCCCAAGGGTTACATCCAGGAATGGCTCAAATCCCAGAGTAGGGACCTCAAA GTCATGACTGATGTGGTGGGAAATCCTGAGGAAGAGAGGAGGGCTGAGTTTTACCA